The following are encoded together in the Aerococcus mictus genome:
- the serC gene encoding 3-phosphoserine/phosphohydroxythreonine transaminase, translated as MTRVWNFSAGPATLPLEVLENVQENLVDYHGQGLSVLEMSHRSDSFQEIIEGAESLIRELLAVPSNYQVLFMQGGATLQFSALPLNLLKNGKAAYLIGGSWGEKAYQEAKKLTGKATILASSKDDQYQKLPLLTDFNSSDYDYIHITSNNTIEGTQFRNYPDPKSSNLVADMSSDFLSHPVNVSQFALIYAGAQKNVGPAGVSVVIIRDDLLEDNGQVIPTYLDYKTHASKHSLYNTPPTFSIYVMRLVLEWIKNQGGLAAIDQINQRKAAKLYQAIDQSEIFVNPVLPSDRSPMNIPFTSQDADIDQEFIQAAKKKGFINLKGHRSVGGMRASIYNAFPEAGVDALVQFMKDFESEVKHEKN; from the coding sequence ATGACTCGTGTGTGGAATTTCTCTGCCGGACCGGCAACTTTACCCTTAGAAGTATTGGAAAATGTTCAGGAGAACTTAGTTGATTATCATGGTCAAGGCTTATCTGTTTTGGAAATGAGTCACCGATCAGACTCTTTTCAAGAGATCATTGAAGGAGCAGAATCTTTAATTCGAGAATTATTAGCTGTCCCTTCCAATTATCAAGTGTTATTTATGCAAGGTGGTGCAACCTTGCAATTTTCAGCACTTCCATTAAACTTATTAAAAAACGGTAAAGCGGCTTACCTTATTGGTGGTAGCTGGGGTGAGAAGGCCTATCAAGAAGCTAAAAAATTAACCGGTAAGGCTACTATTCTAGCCTCTTCTAAAGACGATCAATACCAAAAATTACCCCTCTTAACCGATTTTAATTCTAGTGACTATGATTACATTCATATCACCAGTAACAATACTATTGAGGGAACCCAATTCCGAAATTATCCTGATCCGAAAAGCTCAAACTTAGTCGCTGATATGTCATCGGACTTCCTTAGCCACCCCGTGAATGTTTCTCAATTTGCTTTGATTTATGCGGGGGCGCAAAAGAATGTTGGACCAGCTGGTGTCAGTGTAGTGATTATCCGTGATGATTTATTAGAGGATAATGGTCAAGTAATTCCAACTTATTTAGACTATAAAACCCATGCCAGCAAGCATTCCTTATACAACACCCCACCAACCTTCTCTATTTATGTGATGCGTTTAGTTCTGGAATGGATTAAAAATCAGGGGGGCTTAGCCGCTATTGACCAAATCAATCAAAGAAAAGCCGCTAAACTCTACCAAGCCATTGATCAATCAGAAATCTTTGTTAACCCGGTTCTTCCATCAGATCGCTCACCTATGAATATTCCTTTTACCAGCCAAGATGCTGATATCGACCAAGAATTTATCCAAGCAGCCAAGAAGAAGGGATTTATTAATTTGAAAGGTCATCGTTCTGTAGGTGGGATGCGCGCAAGCATCTATAATGCCTTCCCTGAAGCGGGTGTGGATGCCTTAGTCCAATTCATGAAGGATTTTGAAAGTGAGGTTAAACATGAAAAAAATTAA
- a CDS encoding 3-phosphoglycerate dehydrogenase family protein: protein MKKINTLDNIAETGLNYLRKQGYLINNDQEPDALILRSSDIHNYNFSSQLKAIGRSGVGVNNIPVDECSEKGIVVFNAPGANANSVKELVIAMMINLSRNVFQAEHWINRLEGEDVHKQVEAGKKMFRGQELMGKTLGVIGLGNVGARVANAGIELGMDVIGYDNYISVKNAWQINQKVSYCDDVKDIFQQSDYITIHTPYTEETHHLIGFENLSLVKTGAIILNYSRQETVDPQAMLTFLENGMVKYFASDFYFEELAGREDFIMTPHLGASTEQSEEKCALMVAQEVNHYLESGEIKNSVNFPNVEMTFNAPLRLSIINENIPNMVAGISRYLADEDINIEKIINKSRGNYAYTLVDVSGDDLLSKVNTFMEDVRSVKGIKKIRMIQNPHDK from the coding sequence ATGAAAAAAATTAATACTTTAGACAATATCGCTGAAACAGGGCTTAATTATTTACGTAAACAAGGCTACTTAATTAATAATGACCAAGAGCCGGATGCTCTTATTTTACGCAGTAGCGATATTCATAACTACAACTTTTCGTCTCAACTAAAAGCAATCGGGCGCTCAGGCGTGGGGGTAAATAATATTCCTGTTGATGAATGTAGTGAAAAGGGGATTGTTGTCTTTAATGCACCGGGGGCCAACGCCAACTCGGTTAAGGAACTGGTTATTGCTATGATGATTAATCTCTCTCGCAATGTCTTTCAAGCAGAACATTGGATCAATCGCTTAGAGGGGGAAGATGTCCACAAGCAAGTTGAAGCCGGAAAGAAGATGTTCCGTGGTCAAGAGCTAATGGGCAAGACCTTAGGAGTTATTGGCCTAGGTAATGTCGGCGCTCGGGTCGCTAATGCGGGAATTGAACTAGGTATGGATGTCATTGGCTATGATAACTATATTTCAGTGAAAAATGCTTGGCAAATTAACCAAAAAGTGTCTTATTGTGATGATGTGAAAGATATTTTCCAACAATCCGACTACATCACCATCCACACCCCCTATACAGAAGAAACCCACCATTTAATTGGTTTTGAAAACCTCTCTCTGGTTAAAACAGGAGCGATTATTCTTAACTATTCACGTCAAGAAACAGTTGATCCCCAAGCCATGCTTACCTTCTTAGAAAATGGCATGGTGAAATACTTTGCTAGTGATTTCTATTTTGAAGAATTGGCAGGTAGGGAGGACTTTATTATGACTCCTCACTTAGGAGCAAGCACCGAACAATCTGAAGAAAAGTGTGCCTTGATGGTGGCCCAAGAAGTAAATCATTACCTGGAAAGTGGCGAAATCAAGAATTCTGTTAACTTCCCCAATGTGGAAATGACCTTCAATGCGCCATTACGTCTGTCCATTATTAATGAAAACATTCCTAATATGGTGGCTGGGATATCTCGTTACCTAGCAGATGAAGATATTAACATCGAAAAAATTATCAATAAGAGTCGAGGAAATTATGCTTACACCTTAGTCGATGTGAGTGGGGATGATCTTTTAAGCAAAGTCAATACCTTTATGGAAGATGTTAGAAGCGTTAAAGGGATTAAAAAGATTCGTATGATTCAAAATCCTCATGATAAATAA
- the secG gene encoding preprotein translocase subunit SecG encodes MKNILLISIIVISILLILAVIISPAKTSSSANITGAMDQGMNGKKARGFDAAMDRIISVLGFAFMIIAVVLAKLSS; translated from the coding sequence TTGAAAAATATATTACTTATTTCAATAATTGTAATTAGTATTTTATTGATATTAGCAGTGATTATTTCCCCAGCCAAAACAAGTTCCAGTGCCAATATCACAGGCGCAATGGACCAAGGAATGAATGGAAAAAAGGCCCGCGGTTTTGACGCGGCCATGGATCGCATTATTAGCGTTCTAGGATTTGCCTTTATGATAATTGCTGTCGTGTTAGCAAAATTATCTTCCTAG
- a CDS encoding alpha/beta hydrolase, with product MQKQESFYFTGDNEVAVLLFHAYTGSTADVRMTGRALNREGYTVYCHNLTGHGTGRVEDILAADPSDWIEDARQALAFINSQGYDKLAVFGLSLGGSIATKLFIEEESQFIAAGSFCTPIMTTNIEETNVGKAFMAMARNVKEKEGFSGEALEAELKDIEADLSLSLEKINRFNNSMHSQLGTITKPYFIAEAGQDELVGDNSGRLLKEAMPNAQVTLAHFEDSGHVITVGKAHQAFEQALIKFLNQVV from the coding sequence ATGCAAAAGCAAGAATCATTTTATTTTACCGGCGATAATGAAGTAGCTGTCCTCTTATTTCATGCTTATACAGGAAGCACAGCTGATGTAAGAATGACAGGGCGGGCTTTGAATCGTGAAGGCTATACAGTCTATTGTCATAATTTAACCGGTCATGGCACTGGACGCGTAGAAGATATTTTAGCAGCAGATCCAAGTGATTGGATCGAGGATGCTCGCCAAGCTTTAGCCTTTATCAACAGCCAAGGCTATGACAAGCTAGCGGTCTTTGGTTTGTCTTTGGGTGGTTCTATTGCCACCAAGTTATTTATTGAAGAAGAGAGTCAATTTATAGCAGCTGGCTCTTTCTGTACGCCTATTATGACTACAAACATTGAAGAAACGAATGTAGGAAAGGCTTTTATGGCCATGGCTAGAAATGTCAAAGAAAAGGAAGGCTTTAGTGGAGAGGCTCTGGAAGCGGAATTAAAGGACATTGAAGCGGACCTCTCTCTTTCCCTAGAGAAGATCAATCGTTTTAACAATTCCATGCATAGCCAACTAGGGACAATCACTAAACCTTACTTCATCGCCGAAGCCGGTCAAGATGAACTTGTCGGTGATAATAGTGGTCGTCTGTTGAAAGAAGCTATGCCCAATGCTCAGGTGACCTTAGCCCATTTTGAAGATAGTGGCCATGTGATTACCGTTGGCAAAGCCCATCAAGCATTTGAACAAGCACTAATCAAATTTCTCAACCAGGTGGTGTAA